The following proteins are encoded in a genomic region of Pyrus communis chromosome 11, drPyrComm1.1, whole genome shotgun sequence:
- the LOC137749220 gene encoding BTB/POZ domain-containing protein At3g22104-like codes for MEVHCELEVEVNGEESFMVDKRILASYSGKLSKLLGKSKASSRNLKVVFHDFPGGAESFELISRFCYNNGSIYITPSNISLLYCAAQFMEMNNSVARKHNLLEKAEKSFQDIRYWSWSELLTALKQCQDLLPVANSLTLVEKCLDTLIARLPLTSEASPCPSTSSPDSSGIRFSCDTRSTESLKASFSCAPWWFEDLLVLGPNLLEMLVKAMVSRKLDHVIISRFLFYYQKSKFYTVKSDTKRTIAETVIEMLYMLDQSCVSCKSLFGILHVSLNFNLNRSIRNKLENMIGSQLDKATLDNLLVPSPQGINYLYDVNLVLRFLKSFLRDGGTCQASPIRLRKVSGLVDLYIAEVAPDPCLKHSKFLALAIALPDSARDSYDELYHAIDMYIQVHAGLSEDKKMKICCVLNYEKLSAETCIHLSKNTKFPSKSAVQALVSQQSKLKKLLQTTNNFNSYATSPYSATTEAKNWGLRKDDANEQNVLYAGKLDLSTDNVKLRAHLQGMQCRVMELEKVCKKMQSQMAKFTKSKASSHSHTRSLPKLCS; via the exons ATGGAAGTTCATTGTGAGCTTGAAGTTGAAGTCAATGGGGAAGAGTCTTTCATGGTGGACAAG agaATTCTTGCCTCCTACTCTGGCAAATTGAGCAAATTACTTGGAAAATCAAAAGCCTCCTCAAGAAATCTTAAAGTGGTATTCCATGACTTTCCGGGAGGAGCGGAGAGTTTTGAGCTGATTTCAAGGTTCTGTTACAACAATGGCAGCATTTACATAACTCCTTCCAACATTTCCCTCCTTTACTGCGCTGCGCAGTTCATGGAAATGAACAATTCTGTAGCCAGAAAACATAATTTGTTAGAAAAAGCGGAGAAATCATTTCAAGATATCAGGTATTGGTCATGGTCTGAGCTTTTGACGGCTTTGAAGCAGTGCCAGGATTTGCTTCCGGTTGCGAATTCTTTGACTCTAGTTGAGAAATGCTTGGATACCCTCATTGCGAGATTGCCCTTGACAAGCGAAGCAAGTCCTTGTCCTTCGACTTCATCCCCCGATAGCTCTGGTATTCGGTTTTCATGTGATACTAGAAGCACTGAGAGTTTGAAAGCTAGCTTCTCTTGCGCACCCTGGTGGTTCGAGGATCTTCTAGTTTTAGGTCCAAATTTGCTTGAAATGCTTGTCAAGGCCATGGTTTCGCGAAAACTCGATCATGTTATCATTAGTAGGTTCCTCTTTTATTACCAGAAATCGAAGTTTTACACGGTCAAATCTGATACCAAGCGCACCATTGCTGAAACGGTCATTGAGATGCTGTATATGCTTGATCAGAGCTGTGTTTCTTGCAAGAGCTTATTCGGGATTCTACATGTTTCGCTGAATTTTAACTTAAACAGAAGTATCAGGAATAAGTTGGAGAATATGATTGGTTCACAACTAGATAAAGCAACATTGGACAATTTGCTTGTTCCATCCCCACAAGGAATCAATTACTTGTATGATGTCAATCTTGTTCTAAGGTTCTTGAAATCATTTCTGCGTGACGGAGGAACCTGTCAAGCGTCTCCAATCCGATTAAGGAAAGTTTCTGGCTTGGTTGATTTGTATATAGCAGAAGTAGCCCCAGATCCTTGTTTGAAGCATTCAAAGTTTCTGGCTTTAGCTATCGCCCTGCCGGATTCGGCAAGAGACTCCTATGATGAGCTCTACCATGCCATAGACATGTATATACAG GTGCACGCAGGATTGTCCGAAgacaaaaagatgaaaatatgTTGTGTGCTGAACTATGAGAAGCTCTCGGCAGAGACTTGTATACACCTTTCAAAGAACACAAAATTTCCATCAAAATCTGCAGTCCAAGCTCTTGTCTCTCAGCAATCCAAGCTCAAAAAGTTACTCCAAACAACCAACAACTTTAATTCCTATGCCACCTCCCCTTATAGCGCCACCACTGAGGCAAAAAATTGGGGACTAAGGAAAGATGATGCCAACGAACAAAATGTGCTTTACGCCGGAAAACTCGATCTCTCAACTGACAACGTGAAGCTCAGAGCACATTTGCAAGGCATGCAATGCAGGGTCATGGAATTGGAGAAAGTTTGCAAGAAAATGCAATCTCAAATGGCAAAGTTTACAAAATCGAAAGCATCAAGCCACAGCCATACAAGATCATTGCCCAAACTTTGTTCATGA